The sequence TGTGCGCACGCCACGGGGACGTTCAAATACCTGCGGGCTTTGCCGGGGCAAGGGCGGCAGGTCAAAGCCTTTCAGCGGGCGCAGGAGGTGGACGCATGAGCACGCCCATGACGCCGGTGGTGTGGCAGTGGGGCGATTTCGAATCGTTGAGCCGCCGCGATGTGTACGACGCGCTGCAACTGCGCGCCCGGGTCTTCATCCTCGAACAGGGGCCTTATTTGGATGTGGATGGGCTGGATCTGCCGGCGTATCACCTGCTGGGTCGCTTGGCCGCGCCGAGCCATGGACTGGCGGCGGGTGAGTTGGTGGTGTACCTGCGCGCCCTGCCGCCGGGGTTGAAATACGCCGAACCGGCGCTGGGGCGGGTGGTGTGCCACGCGGCGGTGCGGGGCACGGGGCTGGGGCGGGCGTTGGTGGCCGAGGGGCTGCGCGGCTGTGAGCGGGTGTGGCCTGGGCGGGGCAATCGCA is a genomic window of Vitreoscilla filiformis containing:
- a CDS encoding GNAT family N-acetyltransferase, with amino-acid sequence MSTPMTPVVWQWGDFESLSRRDVYDALQLRARVFILEQGPYLDVDGLDLPAYHLLGRLAAPSHGLAAGELVVYLRALPPGLKYAEPALGRVVCHAAVRGTGLGRALVAEGLRGCERVWPGRGNRISAQAHLERFYGAFGYRRAGEVYLEDDIPHLEMLRTGL